In Zingiber officinale cultivar Zhangliang chromosome 3B, Zo_v1.1, whole genome shotgun sequence, a single window of DNA contains:
- the LOC122055474 gene encoding autophagy-related protein 16-like translates to MLRFSDMNSEEIGKAAIRCAIQALRKRHLAEEGAHAPAINALSRPLVAQGLEWKEKAEKLELELQQYYKAHTRLSDQLVTEIAECREAKALVQEKEELLTNLQIEMSQTREENLQLSHDLEEKTKALDLLISENQSIKAQLEEIRIKLIKTESENKELIDRWMLEKMNSAEKLNEVNAMYDYVMQQFKMSSIEQLAKQQVDGVVRQREAGYVDHVESTIPSYCKHTIQSHEGGCAAILFQNNSDKLISGGQDRTVKIWDSNSGTLVSTLHGCLGSILDLAVTHDNRSIIAASSSNNLYVWEASSGRVRHTLTGHTEKVCTVDASKVSNRNLVSAAYDHTIKVWDLMKGYCTNTIISQSNCNALSYSLDGLTFCSGHVDGNLRIWDSRMGKTISEVAAHSQAVTSVCVSQSGNLVLTSGRDNLHNLFDLRTLEVCGTFRASGNRVASNWSRSCISADENCIAAGSADGSVHIWSRVKDNGLSILEGHSSPVVSCSWSGLGKALASADRNGNLCIWC, encoded by the exons GAATTCAGAGGAGATTGGGAAGGCTGCTATTAGGTGTGCCATCCAAGCCCTTCGTAAACGGCACTTGGCTGAGGAAGGCGCCCATGCTCCAGCTATCAATGCACTCTCCAGACCCCTCGTGGCACAG GGCTTGGAGTGGAAGGAGAAAGCTGAAAAGCTTGAACTAGAACTGCAACAATATTACAAAGCTCATACACGATTGTCCGATCAACTTGTCACTGAAATTGCAGAATGCAGGGAAGCAAAAGCCCTTGTTCAAGAGAAAGAAGAATTGCTCACCAATTTGCAAATTGAGATGTCACAAACAAG GGAAGAAAACCTACAACTTAGTCATGATTTAGAGGAAAAGACAAAAGCATTGGATTTGTTAATTAGTGAAAATCAGTCAATTAAGGCACAACTTGAGGAGATTAGAATAAAGCTGATAAAAACAGAGTCAGAGAACAAGGAATTAATTGATAGATGGATGCTGGAGAAAATGAATTCTGCAGAAAAGCTGAATGAG GTTAATGCAATGTATGACTACGTGATGCAACAATTCAAGATGTCCAGCATCGAACAACTTGCCAAGCAACAAGTCGACGGAGTAGTTCGCCAAAGGGAAGCAGGATATGTAGATCATGTCGAGTCAACAATTCCGTCTTACTGCAAGCACACCATCCAGAGTCATGAAGGTGGGTGCGCTGCCATTTTGTTTCAAAACAATTCCGATAAGTTGATCAGTGGTGGTCAGGATCGAACAGTTAAGATCTGGGATAGCAACTCTGGAACCCTAGTATCCACTCTCCATGGCTGCCTTGGGTCAATACTTGACCTTGCTGTTACACACGACAACCGATCCATCATTGCAGCAAGCAGTTCAAATAACCTTTATGTGTGGGAAGCCAGTTCTGGTCGGGTACGCCACACACTGACTGGCCACACCGAGAAAGTTTGCACTGTCGATGCTAGCAAAGTCTCTAACCGCAATTTAGTCAGTGCTGCCTATGATCATACCATCAAAGTGTGGGACCTAATGAAAGGTTACTGCACTAACACCATCATCTCCCAGAGCAACTGCAACGCACTTTCCTATAGCTTGGACGGGCTCACCTTCTGCTCCGGTCATGTGGACGGAAACCTTCGGATATGGGACAGCCGGATGGGGAAAACGATAAGTGAAGTAGCTGCACATTCTCAGGCAGTCACATCAGTTTGCGTATCACAAAGTGGTAACCTGGTGCTGACTAGTGGGAGGGACAACCTGCACAATTTATTCGACCTGAGAACATTAGAAGTGTGTGGGACATTCAGAGCCAGCGGGAACAGAGTGGCATCGAACTGGAGCAGATCGTGTATCAGCGCCGACGAGAACTGCATTGCGGCTGGGTCAGCTGATGGATCAGTCCACATATGGTCGAGGGTAAAGGACAACGGTTTGAGCATTTTGGAAGGGCATTCGTCGCCAGTCGTGTCATGCTCGTGGAGTGGGCTGGGAAAAGCTTTGGCTTCTGCTGATAGGAATGGGAATTTATGCATTTGGTGTTGA